Proteins from a single region of Theileria parva strain Muguga chromosome 1, complete sequence, whole genome shotgun sequence:
- a CDS encoding RING-type zinc-finger family protein, translating to MENCVIKNSKRPYHSTMGPLLEDFNTLTKRRKKLFDNINTQIDTLIKLLQDTDDKLNSTHLNHLNNNLNGLNHQYDNLNGKTNGINGFNHTNETHNTGGLDSEAHNHNHVNEYTNANEHNGVNGFNENKEVVLTDRSSGTDDETISLTERSDTKTEHSTCENINEPNLSSKYEPSNPKISTKYDSSDTGNETSSTDFNNEPSLCECNRQLIRDLASTVKSYDLYRRITRSLKEFNVQFNDMGRSLLGPRSTDCHELFSPVKLDERLVCRMIGMHLLHYGLFDVYEQLKIESERLWGSDHIGTIGSVMVTAYRTLHDLLDKIRSGDIDPVLEWTKLQYDSSNLHIQRFNEIMINLYKIRFLSFLYNFKPKLNGSKEQNSTNRNHDSDIIQQVKDSGITSLWKIHNDEIGKLVTQLILGENKPTESEFEELKNKTVKMFTKLFCESGILIKKPLNYDKRPLLSQLVEDQFIVTTEAKVEELPVEESPKLDDSMNITDNTRTLFGYRTIHKEQSTKSYRPKYNSWLLTLSSEVQTTPTKPVPEVYKTPLRKDWLNLSEKPRQKQPRMAYRYLNSKSLEFGRRLNFIRNKLCNNSPRDESLSLSKSVLITTLCDPETFCRQNLIISEHMLNNIPYYVENQLTEDESISFGAFTDTEDWSSSRADRTTTVLIATGSEESEEGILGLSNMGRLIDNYSTSVSSEESSQRTTPTFSLTVFAGPSIFRDSRLSSQLMEADIISQRLLNVSPGSRIRIRVPTLTEEEIRSTPRRESLVSPYDPPVTEPAVVAEEEEQTTTTTTTTTTTTTIERSSITLRDILRMIMRGLRVETQSTVVRFRGSRPQQNLEDSRTSSTESESPKDKASSHKRLIRPKSSNKSESQVDSDYIKVHLPYESPLSVVTCAGHVTFPYLLDVLKVLFKEHCEVSSKVGMWLKSNQQLPVESDLGPAFHFHSYLTCAVSKDQTSNENLPIMLSCGHVICKICHDRLSGKRRKRLFKCPMCPTMVEPNQTMELYLDWNCNHNQCVY from the exons ATGGAGAACTGTGTTATCAAAAATTCTAAGAGGCCGTACCATTCGACAATGGGACCCTTACTCGAGGATTTTAACACGCTCACTAAAAGGCGTAAAAAATTGtttgataatataaatacCCAAATTGATACTTTAATAAAACTTTTACAG GATACCGATGACAAACTCAATTCTACCCACCTGAATCatctaaataataatttaaatggaTTAAATCATCagtatgataatttaaatggCAAAACCAACGGCATTAATGGGTTTAATCACACTAATGAAACCCATAATACTGGTGGACTTGATTCTGAAGCCCATAACCATAATCACGTAAATGAATACACCAATGCCAATGAACACAATGGTGTTAATGgttttaatgaaaataagGAAGTTGTTTTAACCGATCGTTCAAGTGGAACTGATGACGAAACCATCAGTTTAACTGAAAGGTCAGACACAAAAACTGAACATTCCACTTGcgaaaatattaatgagCCAAATTTGTCAAGTAAATATGAACCCTCAAATCCTAAAATTTCCACAAAATATGACTCGAGTGACACAGGAAATGAAACCTCGTCCAcagattttaataatgagCCATCGCTGTGCGAATGTAATAGGCAATTGATAAGGGATTTGGCATCAACAGTTAAGTCTTATGACTTATACAGGAGGATAACCAGGTCATTGAAGGAGTTTAATGTTCAGTTTAATGACATGGGCCGCTCACTACTGGGACCCCGCTCAACCGATTGTCATGAGTTATTTTCACCGGTCAAGTTAGATGAAAGACTCGTATGCAGAATGATAGGTATGCACCTCTTACACTATGGACTTTTCGACGTCTACGAACAGCTCAAGATTGAATCTGAGCGCCTTTGGGGCTCTGACCATATTGGAACAATTGGAAGCGTAATGGTAACAGCGTACAGAACTCTGCACGACCTCCTAGATAAGATAAGGAGTGGAGATATTGACCCAGTACTTGAATGGACTAAACTTCAATACGACAGTTCCAACCTGCACATTCAACGTTTTAACGAAATtatgattaatttatacaaaataCGCTTTTTAAGCTTCCTGTACAATTTTAAGCCTAAACTAAATGGATCTAAAGAACAAAATAGCACTAATCGGAACCATGATAGTGATATAATTCAGCAGGTTAAGGACAGCGGAATAACTTCACTGTGGAAGATCCACAATGACGAGATAGGGAAGTTGGTGACCCAGCTGATACTGGGTGAGAATAAGCCCACTGAGTCTGAGTTTGAGGAACTTAAGAATAAGACAGTGAAGATGTTCACGAAGTTGTTTTGTGAATCAGGAATCTTGATCAAGAAGCCACTCAACTACGATAAGAGGCCATTACTCTCACAGCTTGTCGAAGACCAATTTATTGTAACCACTGAAGCTAAAGTTGAGGAATTGCCAGTGGAAGAGTCACCCAAACTTGACGATTCCATGAATATAACTGATAATACCCGCACATTATTCGGATACAGAACAATTCATAAAGAACAGTCTACCAAAAGCTACAGGCCCAAGTACAATTCATGGCTTTTGACCCTTAGTTCAGAAGTTCAAACAACACCGACAAAACCAGTACCCGAAGTGTACAAAACACCCTTGAGGAAGGACTGGCTTAATTTATCAGAGAAACCCAGGCAGAAACAGCCCAGAATGGCATACAGATATTTGAACTCGAAGTCACTAGAATTTGGACGCAGACTAAACTTTATAAGGAATAAACTCTGCAACAATTCTCCTCGCGACGAGTCCCTTTCATTATCCAAATCAGTTCTCATAACGACACTATGTGACCCAGAAACGTTTTGCAG GCAAAACCTGATCATATCAGAACATATGCTGAACAATATACCTTATTATGTTGAAAATCAATTGACCGAAGATGAGTCAATTTCGTTTGGAGCGTTTACTGATACGGAAGACTGGTCCTCATCGAGGGCTGATAGGACCACGACGGTGCTTATAGCAACTGGCTCGGAAGAATCTGAGGAGGGAATTTTAGGTCTATCAAACATGGGAAGACTAATTGATAACTATTCGACGTCTGTATCTTCAGAGGAGTCGTCACAGAGGACCACGCCAACATTTTCACTGACCGTGTTTGCAGGCCCCTCGATATTCAGGGACTCTAGACTCTCTTCTCAGCTTATGGAGGCTGACATAATCTCTCAGAGACTTCTTAACGTGTCACCAGGATCAAGGATTAGGATTAGGGTCCCCACACTGACTGAAGAGGAAATTAGAAGTACCCCGAGACGCGAAAGCTTAGTTAGCCCCTATGATCCACCAGTTACTGAACCAGCTGTGGTAGCTGAAGAGGAAGAACAAACTACCACTACTACTACCACTACTACTACAACTACCACCATTGAACGTTCAAGTATTACCCTGCGG gaTATATTGAGAATGATCATGAGAGGATTGAGAGTAGAAACTCAGTCAACAGTGGTTCGATTCAGAGGTTCAAGACCACAACAAAATCTCGAAG ATTCAAGAACATCTTCAACTGAGTCAGAATCACCAAAGGACAAAGCATCATCACACAAGAGACTAATAAGACcaaaatcatcaaataaATCGGAATCTCAAGTCGATTCTGATTACATTAAAGTACATTTACCATATGAAAG TCCACTGTCGGTTGTTACGTGTGCTGGGCACGTGACATTTCCGTATTTGTTGGATGTGTTGAAAGTACTGTTTAAGGAGCACTGTGAAGTGTCATCAAAGGTGGGAATGTGGCTGAAGTCAAATCAGCAACTACCAGTAGAGTCAGACCTCGGACCAGCATTCCACTTCCACAGCTATTTAACCTGCGCAGTCTCAAAGGACCAAACAAGCAATGAAAACCTACCGATAATGCTCTCGTGTGGCCACGTCATCTGCAAAATATGCCACGATCGACTGAGCGGGAAGAGGAGGAAGAGGCTGTTCAAGTGTCCAATGTGTCCGACGATGGTGGAGCCGAATCAG ACAATGGAGCTGTATCTGGACTGGAACTGCAATCATAACCAGTGTGTATACTAA
- a CDS encoding LIM domain and RING finger protein (LIM domain and RING finger protein YDR266C) yields MDKNRRFDAQKSNRGRNGRPSQAHPREKGKNEVKYKNKILSRELKEITLDVFFNSRLSQDLNLSRQQVDQLLDFKPSHHFNSYLNCCICYENTLICAVGKCDHITCLLCSLKLSFFYNTSSNNTDNDTNGGRNTTNSSRNTTNNGRSAVNTGRNSLNSTVRGTYECPYCKQQNDYIYFCVNPFYVHLAKNNKFYSSNETPALTKAELTEFIYILTRSRRLPDDCSNSSTINIMQLYKIFLNTIKNTVDMLSFNGLSKCLSGLGVSGSKPDLTDLINKITDNFTFHDDFVIVSDQRMFFESAGIYYLYKVILSPLCWFPECKDQWYLDAVFKSNLVEALKTLSSHKYPSYKVLNKHIKASHTMVFCDICLSYFTNKKFVCEFTLYNTSRISDHVKYGDVKSYPPINPHICCPACKTYHWDMTAFKQHAKDEHFICELCDSYDDSYCVFSDYNSLFNHFKTYHYPCEEEECMFIVFSDDIQLQLHYLYKHPGVARSTKGNKKPIHINNRVNTVTSTTSSCAYYSLDDNLTYDTWDGSINIFSDQKNDDLFENAETIRLPEVKSDPLQEVEDTKLYTYLSPLDGDVDLKEDRKRLDMFLKGLKGSRHLPVSSEYINNFDVTKSFHVFNDLETVLTHFRRLDIKLFDITSYLSELLSNCYISIINAFTKHYNNIVNTCDLSDGTVLFNLVKSYLLKFVLFFYTIHINRPRSDSDKLAIKIDVLKLREHNPDIKLGANGILFLIAALNFSNISNRIIVKASLSSIIDDMKAMYKESPSPMSLSEAFNLNNSLNSSHGAGNISSNALNPNADINEFISKKPRSNNIVKIPRKEYIVTLKGKKMKNKPQVIHQEEPVDTTTSIEEPIVVEPDNPTPINISDGLIHLEALEADNETLFMNHVGSGNFYGLMCDMIGSLLISNMKRYKAKTFDYSLRETTKLKILAIALSQKRSLTNLGEFISMKKLESLQSLEPEFHRLVKECKKSDLPTIAKVWNKKCTNILKNTQVEHLEILHFYLKGNSDTCMPLCNDTEFPSLTKNKNSPEFTGTRNYASAAGVVNKPKFMNDLEFPTLKQTANLHKKSTRK; encoded by the coding sequence atGGATAAGAATCGGAGATTTGACGCGCAGAAATCAAACCGAGGTAGGAATGGCAGGCCCAGCCAGGCTCATCCGAGAGAAAAGGGGAAGAATgaagtaaaatataaaaacaaaatcCTGTCGAGAGAATTGAAGGAAATAACACTAGATGTTTTCTTCAATTCTAGACTCTCGCAGGACCTGAACCTGTCAAGGCAGCAAGTTGACCAACTCTTAGATTTTAAACCATCGCATCACTTCAACTCGTACCTCAACTGCTGCATATGCTACGAAAACACACTCATCTGCGCAGTAGGAAAGTGTGATCACATCACCTGCCTCCTCTGCTCACTGAAACTCTCATTCTTCTATAACACCTCAAGTAACAATACAGACAATGACACAAACGGTGGCCGAAATACTACAAACAGTAGTAGAAACACAACAAATAATGGTAGAAGTGCCGTAAATACAGGCAGAAATAGCCTAAACAGTACTGTGAGGGGAACCTATGAATGCCCGTACTGCAAACAGCAGAACGACTACATATATTTCTGCGTTAATCCGTTCTACGTCCATTTAGCAAAGAATAATAAGTTTTACTCAAGTAATGAGACGCCAGCCCTGACAAAGGCTGAGTTAACAGAgtttatatacattttaacaAGGTCACGGCGTTTGCCAGATGACTGTTCAAACTCGTCcacaataaatataatgCAGTTGtacaaaatatttttaaacacaaTAAAGAATACAGTTGACATGTTGTCGTTTAACGGACTGTCAAAATGCTTGAGCGGTTTGGGGGTTTCAGGCTCGAAGCCTGATTTGACTGATCttatcaataaaattactgATAACTTTACTTTCCACGACGATTTCGTCATAGTATCTGACCAGAGGATGTTTTTTGAGTCTGCAGggatttattatttatataagGTAATTCTTTCACCTTTGTGCTGGTTCCCAGAGTGTAAGGACCAGTGGTATCTGGACGCTGTTTTCAAGAGTAACCTGGTGGAGGCTTTAAAGACCCTTTCAAGTCATAAATACCCATCTTACAAGGTTTTAAACAAACACATAAAGGCATCACATACAATGGTGTTCTGTGACATTTGCCTATCATATTTCACCAACAAGAAGTTTGTCTGCGAGTTTACACTGTATAATACATCTAGAATTAGTGACCATGTAAAGTACGGAGATGTTAAATCCTACCCGCCAATTAACCCACACATATGTTGTCCAGCTTGTAAAACTTATCACTGGGATATGACTGCCTTTAAACAGCACGCAAAGGATGAACACTTTATCTGTGAACTTTGTGACTCCTACGATGATTCTTACTGCGTATTCTCAGACTATAACTCACTTTTTAACCATTTTAAGACCTACCACTATCCATGTGAAGAGGAGGAGTGCATGTTCATAGTCTTCTCAGATGATATACAGCTACAgttacactatttatacaaGCACCCAGGGGTTGCAAGATCAACAAAGGGTAACAAAAAGCCGATACATATAAATAACAGAGTTAACACAGTTACCAGCACCACTTCATCATGTGCATATTACTCCTTGGATGATAATTTGACGTATGACACCTGGGACGGCtcaattaatattttttcagACCAAAAAAATGATgatttatttgaaaatgcCGAAACAATTAGGCTACCCGAGGTTAAATCTGACCCGCTACAGGAAGTTGAAGACACTAAGTTATACACTTACTTATCACCATTGGATGGAGATGTTGATTTAAAAGAGGATAGAAAGAGGTTAGATATGTTTTTAAAAGGGTTAAAAGGTAGCAGGCACCTACCAGTGAGTTCAGAgtacataaataattttgatgtAACGAAGTCATTTCATGTTTTTAATGATCTGGAAACCgttttaacacattttagaAGGTTAGATATAAAACTTTTTGATATAACAAGTTATTTGTCAGAGTTGCTGTCAAATTGTTACATTTCAATAATAAATGCTTTCACAAAACACTATAACAACATAGTTAATACCTGTGACTTATCTGACGGGACGGTGCTTTTCAACCTTGTTAAAAGCTATTTACTTAAGTTTGTCCTCTTCTTTTACACTATACATATCAACAGGCCAAGGTCAGATTCTGATAAATTGGCAATAAAGATCGATGTTCTGAAGTTGAGGGAGCACAACCCTGATATAAAGCTGGGCGCCAATGGCATACTGTTCCTAATTGCCGCCCTGAATTTCTCAAACATATCAAACCGCATCATCGTAAAAGCCTCTTTATCCTCAATTATTGACGATATGAAGGCAATGTATAAAGAGTCTCCCTCCCCAATGTCACTTTCTGAAGCTTTTAACCTCAACAATTCTCTAAACAGCTCACATGGTGCTGGTAATATTTCCTCAAATGCTCTGAACCCCAACGCCGACATAAATGAGTTCATTTCAAAGAAGCCTAGGAGTAATAACATAGTGAAAATCCCCAGAAAGGAATACATTGTGACCTTGAAGGGtaagaagatgaagaatAAACCCCAGGTCATTCACCAAGAAGAGCCTGTTGATACCACCACCTCAATAGAGGAACCAATTGTGGTTGAACCTGACAACCCTACTCCAATAAACATCTCTGACGGATTAATACACCTGGAGGCTTTAGAAGCTGATAACGAGACTCTATTCATGAACCATGTGGGATCTGGGAACTTTTACGGCCTGATGTGCGACATGATCGGAAGCCTGCTAATTTCAAACATGAAGAGGTACAAGGCCAAAACATTTGATTATTCCCTGCGTGAGACTACAAAACTGAAGATTTTAGCCATCGCACTGTCTCAAAAGAGGTCGCTCACCAACTTGGGTGAGTTTATAAGCATGAAGAAGCTGGAGTCTCTCCAGTCCCTCGAGCCTGAGTTCCATCGCCTTGTGAAAGAGTGCAAAAAGAGCGATCTCCCCACAATCGCTAAGGTTTGGAACAAAAAGTGTACAAACATTCTCAAGAACACTCAGGTTGAGCATTTAGAGATCCTGCACTTTTACCTCAAAGGCAATTCCGACACCTGCATGCCACTATGTAACGACACTGAGTTCCCCAGTCTCACAAAGAACAAGAATTCTCCTGAGTTCACTGGCACCAGGAACTACGCCAGTGCCGCCGGAGTTGTCAATAAGCCCAAGTTCATGAACGACCTCGAGTTTCCAACTCTAAAGCAAACCGCTAATCTACACAAGAAAAGCACACGTAAATAG
- the ATR3 gene encoding Flavodoxin family protein, protein MNSCCIVYGSETGNTEVASFCTYLYFRRNGLPVEIHLADFVTLKSLSSFEHVIFFVPTCAFGEFPHNFESFINSLINIETELDSSKGRVKESKSYLEKLKYTIFGLGDSRYPLYNFAARRLQSLLKSLGANEFFPLAFGDEQHPLGYSGELIPWRNDLLNYFTNNTVTNSCSDKYTLPFTITFSEFGSQPTPLSHTNSGSDSSTNATPKGHNSADTLPEKPKIVLKKDKSEYKTGRVVCNKIITSESHFSNVRTLVIETESPAYRTGDVFCCLPTDNTVASMLKNMNLDPNMIVKIGCNPDFNSSNFTIQTVLSVHNEPQLSVVNKYFKNPIKTVSKGHDVERVSISSRKMEFDEFMTLEELFSKYLCLRNICTPFQMHIMSMYANNNLHKDKLQEMVGDTIQGCLEYYRYCWLEKRSFYDVLYDFPSVKLPLQVVINICNPYYSRLYSIASSEVGFVNKFLYTLPRYPSSLDFTIFKQFLDHKYSLSNRIELCVGSVKYVTPYKRRVEGLNSAYFSSLTIGDEVDFLIYKPSFSQLISNVEVPVLFIATGTGITVIKPFIQFRAFKLKEIWKNYGYIPNVKDLAFIGFRRPNQDHLYTDYHMYRSWCRFIFVYSRASKTKFYVQHSIILNSATVYPVLRDGLVVIGGKSHPMPSQVIESLQLVLEKEAGFGTEAAKRFIDDSIKQNKIIIDSWG, encoded by the exons atgaatagCTGTTGTATAGTATATGGATCGGAAACAGGAAATACTGAAGTGGCCTCCTTTTGtacttatttatatttccGAAGGAATGGACTTCCTGTTGAGATTCACCTAGCTGACTTTGTCACCCTCAAATCCCTATCATCATTTGAACATGTTATTTTCTTTGTTCCAACCTGTGCATTCGGTGAATTCCCACATAACTTCGAGTCTTTTATTAACTCTCTAATCAATATCGAAACGGAACTTGATAGTTCTAAGGGTAGGGTTAAGGAAAGTAAAAGTTACTTGGAGAAATTgaaatatacaatattcGGCCTTGGGGATAGTAGATACCctttgtataattttgCGGCTAGGAGACTTCAATCTTTGTTGAAATCACTTGGTGCTAATGAGTTCTTTCCATTGGCGTTTGGAGACGAACAACATCCTCTGGGATATTCCGGCGAACTCATACCATGGAGAAATGATCTTCTAAACTACTTTACTAATAACACTGTTACCAATAGTTGTTCAGACAAGTATACTTTGCCCTTCACTATTACTTTTTCGGAATTTGGTTCACAGCCTACCCCTTTATCGCATACCAATTCTGGATCTGACTCTTCAACTAATGCCACACCCAAGGGTCATAATAGTGCAGATACCTTACCTGAAAAGCCTAAGATTGTGTTGAAGAAAGATAAGTCAGAGTATAAAACTGGTAGAGTAGTTTGTAATAAGATTATCACGAGTGAATCCCATTTCTCCAATGTAAGAACTCTGGTGATAGAGACCGAATCCCCAGCGTACAGGACAGGTGATGTGTTTTGCTGTCTTCCAACCGATAACACTGTCGCAAGTATGCTTAAAAACATGAACCTAGACCCCAATATGATTGTTAAGATAGGTTGTAACCCAGACTTTAATTCCTCCAATTTCACAATTCAAACAGTTTTATCAGTCCACAATGAGCCCCAGCTGAGTGTGGTTAACAAGTACTTTAAAAATCCAATTAAGACAGTGTCTAAGGGTCACGATGTTGAAAGAGTATCAATATCGTCTAGGAAGATGGAATTTGACGAGTTCATGACACTGGAAGAGCTATTTTCCAAGTATCTGTGTCTAAGGAATATTTGCACTCCTTTCCAAATGCACATTATGTCAATGTACGCTAATAATAACCTTCACAAGGATAAACTGCAAGAGATGGTAGGCGATACAATACAGGGCTGTTTAGAGTACTACAGGTACTGTTGGCTCGAAAAAAGGTCTTTTTATGACGTTCTGTATGACTTCCCAAGTGTTAAATTACCCCTACAAGTAGTGATTAACATTTGTAATCCATACTACTCAAGGCTTTATTCTATTGCATCCAGTGAGGTTGGCTTTGTCAACAAGTTCCTTTACACACTTCCTAGGTATCCAAGTTCTCTGGATTTCACCATATTCAAACAGTTTTTAGACCATAAGTACAGTCTCAGTAACAGGATAGAGTTGTGTGTGGGATCAGTAAAGTATGTAACACCTTATAAAAGACGTGTTGAGGGCTTAAATTCAGCTTACTTTTCAAGCCTGACTATTGGTGATGAGgttgattttttaatatataagCCCTCGTTTTCACAACTAATTTCTAATGTTGAGGTCCCTGTATTATTTATCGCAACGGGCACTGGAATCACTGTTATTAAGCCATTCATACAATTTAGAGCatttaaat TGAAGGAAATCTGGAAGAATTATGGATATATACCCAATGTGAAGGATTTGGCGTTTATTGGATTTAGGAGGCCGAACCAGGATCACTTGTACACTGATTATCACATGTACAGGAGCTGGTGCAGGTTCATCTTCGTGTACTCTAGAGCCTCGAAAACCAAGTTCTACGTCCAACATTCAATTATACTAAATTCAGCAACA GTTTACCCGGTGTTGAGAGATGGGTTGGTGGTGATTGGAGGGAAGTCTCATCCAATGCCGTCTCAGGTAATTGAGTCTCTTCAGCTTGTTTTGGAGAAGGAGGCAGGGTTCGGAACTGAAGCTGCTAAGAGATTCATTGACGATAGCATTAAgcaaaataaaattatcattgaCTCTTGGGggtaa